In Triticum urartu cultivar G1812 chromosome 6, Tu2.1, whole genome shotgun sequence, the following proteins share a genomic window:
- the LOC125515156 gene encoding alpha/beta hydrolase domain-containing protein 17C-like isoform X2 produces the protein MGNVTSSVAARLAFFPPEPATYEVAAEEGGLRMTGVLPDANVDVHALPTRAGTRVVAAFWRYPTARLTLLYSHGNAADLGQMLGLFMELRSHLRVNIMCYDYSGYGASTGKPSEYNTYYDIEAVYDCLKKEYGIGQEDLILYGQSVGSGPTLHLASRLEKLRGVVLHSGILSGIRVLYPVKVTLWFDIFKNIDKIKQVECPVLVIHGTADDIVDFSHGKRLWELAKEKYEPLWVKGGGHCNLETYPEYIRHLRKFVNAMEKLAKERATKAPQTLMI, from the exons ATGGGGAACGTGACGTCGTCGGTGGCGGCGCGGCTGGCCTTCTTCCCGCCGGAGCCGGCGACGTACGAGGTGGCGGCGGAGGAGGGCGGGCTGCGGATGACGGGGGTGCTGCCCGACGCCAACGTCGACGTGCACGCGCTGCCCACCAGGGCCGGGACGCGCGTCGTCGCCGCCTTCTGGCGCTACCCCACCGCGCGCCTCACGCTGCTCTACTCCCACGGCAACGCCGCCGACCTCGGCCAGATGCTCGGCCTCTTCATGGAGCTCCGCTCCCACCTCCGCGTCAACATCATGTG CTATGACTATTCAGGATATGGGGCCTCTACAGGAAAA CCATCGGAGTATAACACGTACTACGACATAGAGGCTGTCTACGACTGTTTGAAAAAGGAGTATGGGATAGGGCAAGAGGATCTGATCCTGTATGGGCAATCAGTTGGAAGCGGACCGACGTTGCACTTGGCCTCACGTTTGGAGAAACTAAGAGGGGTCGTCCTTCACAGCGGTATTCTGTCAGGCATACGCGTTTTGTATCCAGTGAAAGTGACACTTTGGTTTGATATCTTCAAG AACATCGACAAAATAAAGCAGGTCGAATGTCCAGTGCTGGTTATACAT GGCACGGCGGACGACATCGTTGACTTCTCGCACGGCAAGCGCCTATGGGAGCTAGCGAAGGAGAAGTACGAGCCGCTGTGGGTCAAAGGTGGTGGCCACTGCAACCTGGAGACGTACCCCGAGTACATCCGGCACCTGCGGAAGTTCGTGAACGCGATGGAGAAGCTGGCGAAGGAGCGAGCGACAAAGGCGCCGCAG ACACTGATGATCTGA
- the LOC125515156 gene encoding alpha/beta hydrolase domain-containing protein 17C-like isoform X1, protein MGNVTSSVAARLAFFPPEPATYEVAAEEGGLRMTGVLPDANVDVHALPTRAGTRVVAAFWRYPTARLTLLYSHGNAADLGQMLGLFMELRSHLRVNIMCYDYSGYGASTGKPSEYNTYYDIEAVYDCLKKEYGIGQEDLILYGQSVGSGPTLHLASRLEKLRGVVLHSGILSGIRVLYPVKVTLWFDIFKNIDKIKQVECPVLVIHGTADDIVDFSHGKRLWELAKEKYEPLWVKGGGHCNLETYPEYIRHLRKFVNAMEKLAKERATKAPQVPPSSMGEVKHNKCLRFGK, encoded by the exons ATGGGGAACGTGACGTCGTCGGTGGCGGCGCGGCTGGCCTTCTTCCCGCCGGAGCCGGCGACGTACGAGGTGGCGGCGGAGGAGGGCGGGCTGCGGATGACGGGGGTGCTGCCCGACGCCAACGTCGACGTGCACGCGCTGCCCACCAGGGCCGGGACGCGCGTCGTCGCCGCCTTCTGGCGCTACCCCACCGCGCGCCTCACGCTGCTCTACTCCCACGGCAACGCCGCCGACCTCGGCCAGATGCTCGGCCTCTTCATGGAGCTCCGCTCCCACCTCCGCGTCAACATCATGTG CTATGACTATTCAGGATATGGGGCCTCTACAGGAAAA CCATCGGAGTATAACACGTACTACGACATAGAGGCTGTCTACGACTGTTTGAAAAAGGAGTATGGGATAGGGCAAGAGGATCTGATCCTGTATGGGCAATCAGTTGGAAGCGGACCGACGTTGCACTTGGCCTCACGTTTGGAGAAACTAAGAGGGGTCGTCCTTCACAGCGGTATTCTGTCAGGCATACGCGTTTTGTATCCAGTGAAAGTGACACTTTGGTTTGATATCTTCAAG AACATCGACAAAATAAAGCAGGTCGAATGTCCAGTGCTGGTTATACAT GGCACGGCGGACGACATCGTTGACTTCTCGCACGGCAAGCGCCTATGGGAGCTAGCGAAGGAGAAGTACGAGCCGCTGTGGGTCAAAGGTGGTGGCCACTGCAACCTGGAGACGTACCCCGAGTACATCCGGCACCTGCGGAAGTTCGTGAACGCGATGGAGAAGCTGGCGAAGGAGCGAGCGACAAAGGCGCCGCAGGTACCGCCGTCGAGCATGGGCGAAGTGAAACAcaacaagtgcttgagatttgGGAAGTGA